Below is a genomic region from Bombus pascuorum chromosome 7, iyBomPasc1.1, whole genome shotgun sequence.
AAGAAGAAGTTGCTTTGCTTGATACATTCTTCCCTGGTAAGAATACTTTttatgtttatgcatttagattttataatattgtataaagtAAATGTTATACTTATGATgaagaaaaagtttcaaggaaaatgtaatttgctgtaattctttttctaGCTGGGGAAGCTTATTGTTTAGGCTCTGTAGATTCAGATTGTTGGTATTTATACACTTTGAATAAAGAGAAGTCTGTAGATGAACCCGTAGAACCAGATCAAACTTTAGAGATCCTAATGACTCATTTAGATCCAGAAGTAATGTCTCTTTTCACTAGAGATGTATGCTCCTCTGCAGACGAAGCAACTCAAAAATCAGGAATTGACAAACTTATTCCAAACATGATTATAGACGATTTTTTGTTTGAACCTTGTGGATATTCAATGAATGGAGTATCTAAAAATGTAAGTATACTTGctggaaagtaaaaaattgacattatataaagaatacaTATAGaagtaattatatgtattttacagGGAAATTACATGACTATTCATATTACACCAGAGCCAGAGTTTTCATATGTCTCATTTGAGAGTAACATTCCAGAAGCATcatatgaggaaataatacgACGTGTTCTAAACACTTTCAAACCAAAAAAATTTGTTGTGACCATCTTTGCTAACAAAGAATCAATCGCTGCTACTTGTCCACGTGATTTAGAGCAAACTGATTATTTGAAAGGTTCTGGTGATTGGCTACGTACAGATGTGCAATATTGCCGCTTCAAGAATTATGATTTGACCTGTGCATTCTATTCAAGATTCCCAAGCTGAGGGTTCATGGACGCTTCATTTGGACCTAACCAATTAGGAACTAATGAAGCgcttattaataattctatccGTTCTCAaacttccttttctttttccaattccATAAATGAGGCAAACAAACATAATCAGtctataaaacatatattaaaatctgaaaatatttacaaagaacATAATCTTGTATCTActcaatatataaaacataataatgaaacaaatcttaaCGAGTGCACTatacaaaattctataattacccaagaaaaaattattacaacaCCCACAAGTCCAGCAATTGCATCCACTCTTCAGTCCATCAATCCCGATgtatctataaaaaataagcatttaaatacaaacagTAACGATTGTCACCCTCTGCAAAATCACATGGATATTAATAGAGGTACTAATTCCTACTCTGTGCGATCAGTATCGTCACcacaattaacaattaaacCCCTTACACGATCAAAAGTCTATAGAAAAACGTCTTTAAAATCaatgaatttatcaaattctaTGTTAGATCATAGTGTATTTAATCATCGTAAAAGTAATTTGACATCAGAAGGTCGTGTAATCAATATTTCTAATCGTTCCATCACCTCCACAGATGAAAAGGTACCTTTTTCGTGTGTTTCGGAATTGACTCAAGGAAATGACTCGAgtgatacaaaaaataaatggaatatgGGGGAGGTACATATTACTTGTAATCCACTTTCAACACCGTATCCGTATTCCACGCCACACCATAACATTATGAGCGAAACTGTAACAGAACCGCTAGATGATGAACCAAAAGGTCGAAGCTGCGGAAATTTTTTACCAATCTTATCGTTGATTCCACAAACAGTCATCAGCTTTCAATATTTAAGCccgaaaatgaaattttcgtgGTGGAGAAATAAGATCTCGTGAAGGTACGCTTAAATGGACTATTTAGCGCAATTGTTGCTAATGGTTTCGTAGCGCAATTGTTGCTAGTGGTCCTGTAGCACAATAAAATGCTATTTGGTCAAGATCTATGAAAACCTCTTACCTCGTAGTGAGTTCCCAATCTTCATCAATTAGAGGTATCCTGTCATCGTTACACTTATATGTCAGTCAGCCTATACCTCTTTGTTACTATAAATAGGATCATACTGAAAGAACGCATGCAGGTAGATTTTAAAAGCATAGGTAGTTCCTTCACTCTATGGAAACGTTTTGCACAATGTACAACAACTTCGAATCCTTTAATAATATTGTCTATATTGTACATTACGCTTCTATTGGATCCTCTAGTCCATGAAGTTTTTCCTacagtttattaatttatagtagAATAAAACAGATATCCTTGCTCCATGTGGAAGATTGTCTTATAACTTCCTCTACTTATATCTCAATATTACttatagaaattcattttagaaaaaatCAATATGGATTATGCAACAGTATGGATCTAATTTCAAATGAGATACATCAGTAATATTACAGTTtccttaaatttatttctatcataaatgatttttgtttgagaaagaaaaatatctatttaaggAAAAAGTCCtcgtaagaatattttttttgtaaaaaaatattttaaatcttaaaaaatcttataaaatcttaaaaaaatatttatgtaagaaaatttcttttctataaatataaatattaaataaacagcTTCTTTCTTAACTTAATGGATTATttctaaaacaaaatatattgatCCATACGAGCTTTTAAAAGTATTAGACTTTTAAATGTCATGTTTCATCagagtataattaaaatattccatgtGAATAACTACTATAtgtgatattattaaaaatatggaaaataataCACCAGTTGGTGCTGTACAATGTTAAAAATCTAGATTAATTCAATTTCCGTACTAAatttagtttcattttatGAAGTGGAAGGAGCATTAAGGTAGTTAAAGCActatgattaattaaatcattCCTATATGCGTGTGTGTATAATATGTGCGAgcgatgtatgtatatatgataagtcatatttcttctaaaaattttatttctctatgAGAAATGTTTATATCTATAAAGAGACCATATTTCTAAAAagatgattaaaatttaacttttattaaactcattttattgaatattcagaattttattacaaggattcatattttgttattttttctgCTACTTGTTTCTCATCTTAATGCTTTCTACCTAAAATCAAtcgtaaaaattcatttataaacttatatcTGGTTCATTTTACAATACTGttacttattttttgtttGCCAGCTAATAAATAGGTtttataagtatttatattctgttaaattttataaaatttccacaaattgttttaaaattaaaataataaataattttataattgtctTACGTACATAGTAAAGAGTAAAGAAATTTTGGTTTtcaaagaagagagagaaagatagagtaagagaagagagagcgaaagagagagagacaatAAGAATTATGtctaaaaattttgtttcgtatACATATAAGATGATTTAACTTTATAAATGTACTAGCATtaataacttatatcgttTAGAAACAAACGTAATAGTAACTTTTAatcattaatgaaaatataaaatttgtactgATTGCTTCTTGTTTCATGAATAATGTCtcatttaaattacatataatttgtaacaatttattttattttacaacagTGAGAAATCTGCACTTTTAACAATACTAACCATCTaataatataagtaaataaaacataatgtgGTAGGTAATATAAATTAGTCCTATTAAGTGCTTTCTAAAATGTATTATCTTTTGCTATAGATTATTGTTGCATGTATGATAACTTAATTTCtgtattatattcataaaataaagattatatttaGTCAATTAACGCTgtatagaatttatttcgtttaatattattacaatgaatacataatttaattaattactacaAATTTTAACTGACAACTTAATAATACtaacaatattattgtttcaaaaaattaacCATAATTGTagatatagtatttaatatcaatgttttataataacacatttatttgtaaattcattaaattatgCTGTCAACATTAGGATGTTCTTGTTTAGTAAAATGAATTCCACTGAACATTGCATTGAATCTTGATCGTAATCCATGTTGTATATTCTTATATGTTGCTTCTTGATGATCCTTTTGTATCTCTTGTACTTccatatcaaatttattttgaattttgctTAATGCTAATAAAGAACAAATATGTGTATTTAAACTAActgaaataataaagtaaatcaATGAAAACATTATTAAGCGTTTTCTGTTACAACCTTGCTTTGGACTCCTTTACCTTTCTTCAAGTTCATATCATCCATTTCTGTATTACTGATTTTAGATAATTCTTGTCTGAAACTCTCTGTTATTTTTTTTCGAATATAATCAGCTTCTATTTCTTGTTTAGTTCGTGGCACTCTGAATCGGATACAACAACAAAGTCCAATCAATACACTAAGTAAAATAGAAAGTATTATGCCAGCAAGTTGCCAAACTCGAAATCCTGAAAATGCTTCATCTTCCAACCATTTTTCAACTCTACCTTCAACACAGTCTCCAGGTCGTACTGCTATTTCATGAGATGAACATGGTGGAAAGGATGAAGATAAAATTGATGCAATAGTTGGTTCATCCAATTCCTTCATAATTACTGAAAAGATTCAGTcacttaaataaatttgaagaagtAAGACATATTTAAATGGagaataaatatcattattaagtcattattattaatatttcatttcatttctttatgGTATTAAtcacataattatatatcatgtataattat
It encodes:
- the LOC132909263 gene encoding uncharacterized protein LOC132909263 isoform X2 translates to MDASFGPNQLGTNEALINNSIRSQTSFSFSNSINEANKHNQSIKHILKSENIYKEHNLVSTQYIKHNNETNLNECTIQNSIITQEKIITTPTSPAIASTLQSINPDVSIKNKHLNTNSNDCHPLQNHMDINRDEKVPFSCVSELTQGNDSSDTKNKWNMGEVHITCNPLSTPYPYSTPHHNIMSETVTEPLDDEPKGRSCGNFLPILSLIPQTVISFQYLSPKMKFSWWRNKIS
- the LOC132909259 gene encoding S-adenosylmethionine decarboxylase proenzyme — translated: MAATKDDSTDSVQFFEGVEKLLEIWFTSSSSINRKQGDLRQIPQWKWQSLLKIVRCEIISICRTEHVDAYVLSESSMFLSKRRLILKTCGTTTPLQCLEPLLELVKEYTGFEEVENVFYSRKNYKKPELQISPHQAFEEEVALLDTFFPAGEAYCLGSVDSDCWYLYTLNKEKSVDEPVEPDQTLEILMTHLDPEVMSLFTRDVCSSADEATQKSGIDKLIPNMIIDDFLFEPCGYSMNGVSKNGNYMTIHITPEPEFSYVSFESNIPEASYEEIIRRVLNTFKPKKFVVTIFANKESIAATCPRDLEQTDYLKGSGDWLRTDVQYCRFKNYDLTCAFYSRFPS
- the LOC132909263 gene encoding uncharacterized protein LOC132909263 isoform X1; this encodes MDASFGPNQLGTNEALINNSIRSQTSFSFSNSINEANKHNQSIKHILKSENIYKEHNLVSTQYIKHNNETNLNECTIQNSIITQEKIITTPTSPAIASTLQSINPDVSIKNKHLNTNSNDCHPLQNHMDINRGTNSYSVRSVSSPQLTIKPLTRSKVYRKTSLKSMNLSNSMLDHSVFNHRKSNLTSEGRVINISNRSITSTDEKVPFSCVSELTQGNDSSDTKNKWNMGEVHITCNPLSTPYPYSTPHHNIMSETVTEPLDDEPKGRSCGNFLPILSLIPQTVISFQYLSPKMKFSWWRNKIS
- the LOC132909267 gene encoding transmembrane inner ear expressed protein isoform X2, with product MKELDEPTIASILSSSFPPCSSHEIAVRPGDCVEGRVEKWLEDEAFSGFRVWQLAGIILSILLSVLIGLCCCIRFRVPRTKQEIEADYIRKKITESFRQELSKISNTEMDDMNLKKALSKIQNKFDMEVQEIQKDHQEATYKNIQHGLRSRFNAMFSGIHFTKQEHPNVDSII
- the LOC132909267 gene encoding uncharacterized protein LOC132909267 isoform X1 — protein: MKELDEPTIASILSSSFPPCSSHEIAVRPGDCVEGRVEKWLEDEAFSGFRVWQLAGIILSILLSVLIGLCCCIRFRVPRTKQEIEADYIRKKITESFRQELSKISNTEMDDMNLKKVSLNTHICSLLALSKIQNKFDMEVQEIQKDHQEATYKNIQHGLRSRFNAMFSGIHFTKQEHPNVDSII